The Actinomadura graeca nucleotide sequence TCCGCCCCGGCAGGCAGATCCCCCTCAACGGGATCCCGAGCCGTGCCCGCGTCTCCGACGACGGCCGCTACTACGCCACCACCGCCTTCGTGACAGGGCATTCTTACCTCTCGGACGGCTTCTCCACCGAGACCGTCATCGGACGGGTCGGCGGCGACCCGGTCGGCAACATCGAGCAGTTCACGTTCATCTTGAACGGGCAGCCGAACACGAACGTGGACCGCAACGTGTGGGGGGTGACGTTCGTCCCCGGCAGTGAGCGGTTCTTCGCGACCGTGGCCACCCAAAACCGCAGATACCTTGTCGAAGGCGACATCGGGCGGCGCACCCTGACCGCCCTGCGCGACAACGTCGAGTGTCCGTCGCTGTCCCCGGACGGCCAGCGCCTGGCCTACAAGAAGCGGACCGGCCTCAACAGCGATGTCTGGCGTTTCCACGTCCTCGACCTGGCGTCCGGTGTCGAGACCCCGCTCGCGGAGGCCCGCAGCGTGGACGATCAGGCGGCGTGGCTCGACGACGGCCACGTGATGTACGGGGTACCGAAGGGCGGCCCAGGGGGACGCAACGCCGACGTCTGGGTCGTGCCGCTGCGCGGCGGCGCCCCGCGCCTGCTCATCCCGGACGCCGACTCACCGACCGTCCGCTCCCCCGCCAAGGACGGCCCGCTGCACTGACGAGCACCGGACGAATCCGCCAGCGGTCACTCAACGGGGCGTCGCACCGAGGCTGGCCTTGACGCACAGCAGTGCCGCCCGTCTCGACGTCCGCGCCGTGGACACCTCGGTCATGAACCCCTTCCGCCGCAGGACCCGAT carries:
- a CDS encoding TolB family protein, whose product is MTEPSPRRIRDGRIMVAITVLVIAVAAGCVTSSVLRAGAAGGDGHGGGPDLPKGRQIVFRSLRPGPQFGHIAALPAADLGRERVVLPTRCERTAASSAGGLCLRQTRNPIQLFAAELLDSRLRPGRQIPLNGIPSRARVSDDGRYYATTAFVTGHSYLSDGFSTETVIGRVGGDPVGNIEQFTFILNGQPNTNVDRNVWGVTFVPGSERFFATVATQNRRYLVEGDIGRRTLTALRDNVECPSLSPDGQRLAYKKRTGLNSDVWRFHVLDLASGVETPLAEARSVDDQAAWLDDGHVMYGVPKGGPGGRNADVWVVPLRGGAPRLLIPDADSPTVRSPAKDGPLH